A single genomic interval of Anolis carolinensis isolate JA03-04 chromosome X, rAnoCar3.1.pri, whole genome shotgun sequence harbors:
- the LOC100553862 gene encoding vacuolar protein sorting-associated protein 29: MLVLVLGDLHIPHRSGSLPAKFRKLLVPGKIQHILCTGNLCTKETYDYLRTLAGDVHVVRGDFDEGTSYPQQKIVTVGQFRIGLIHGHQVIPWGDLASLAILRRQLDVDILISGHTHKFEALEHENKFYINPGSATGAYTALERNVIPSFVLMDIQCSTVVTYVYQLLGDDVKVERIEFKKISNA; this comes from the exons ATG TTGGTGCTGGTGTTAGGCGACCTTCACATCCCGCATCGATCTGGAAGCCTCCCGGCCAAGTTCCGAAAGCTCTTGGTTCCTGGGAAAATCCAGCACATCCTCTGCACTGGGAATCTCTGCACCAAGGAGACCTACGACTACCTCAGGACCCTGGCTGGGGATGTTCACGTGGTCAGAGGGGACTTCGATGAG GGGACGAGTTACCCACAGCAGAAAATTGTCACCGTTGGGCAGTTCAGAATCGGCTTGATCCACGGCCATCAGGTGATTCCGTGGGGCGATCTAGCCAGCTTGGCCATTCTGAGGAGGCAGCTGGACGTCGACATCCTCATTTCCGGGCACACCCACAAATTTGAGGCATTGGAGCATGAGAATAAGTTCTACATTAACCCAGGATCGGCCACTGGTGCTTACACTGCCTTGGAAAG GAATGTCATTCCTTCATTTGTTCTGATGGACATCCAGTGTTCGACAGTTGTAACGTATGTGTACCAGCTCCTTGGAGATGATGTGAAGGTGGAACGGATTGAATTTAAGAAGATCTCCAATGCCTGA